From the Clavibacter phaseoli genome, one window contains:
- the ddaH gene encoding dimethylargininase produces MTESRENDSTPGQPRDTDHGDASTTSTTSSMSDKPTARPSRARATGLPLGRALSAALVSAGVSAILGLLFSVLTLFSANQPGAAVLVTLLDYWTVHTLVAFVLLAALAGVGIHRRLWTSIVGSVAAAVVGALTGSLVGAMGQGATISGDIVGPLLETLLGLNLMFVLGVSLASVLLGRRLWIRLGGAGGHEVAQERVALVRIPSSRLAEGELTHLDRRPVDAELADQQWERYVLALEEGGWSTREVPPADDHPDSVFVEDAVLVLGTTAVLLTSGADSRRGERTGVERALEGMDLEVTSIDLPATIDGGDVLEVGRTLYLGSSSRTNAAGVQRLREIARPLGYTVVGVPVTRTLHLKSQVTALPDGTVIGYEPLVDAPRLFPSFLPVPEAEGTAVVALDDDTLLVSAAAPRTAEVLRGLGYEIVAVDISEFEKLEGCVTCLSVRIG; encoded by the coding sequence GTGACCGAATCCCGCGAGAACGACAGCACGCCCGGCCAGCCCCGAGACACCGACCACGGTGACGCGTCGACGACGTCGACGACGTCGTCGATGAGCGACAAGCCCACGGCGCGTCCCTCTCGGGCGAGGGCGACCGGCCTCCCGCTCGGGAGGGCGCTGTCCGCTGCCCTCGTCTCCGCCGGCGTCTCCGCGATCCTCGGACTACTCTTCAGCGTCCTGACTCTCTTCAGCGCCAACCAGCCGGGGGCGGCTGTCCTGGTCACCCTCCTCGACTACTGGACGGTGCACACCCTGGTGGCGTTCGTGCTCCTCGCCGCGCTCGCGGGGGTCGGCATCCACCGACGCCTGTGGACGTCCATCGTCGGCTCGGTGGCGGCTGCCGTCGTCGGAGCGCTCACCGGCAGCCTCGTCGGCGCGATGGGGCAGGGCGCCACCATCAGCGGGGACATCGTGGGCCCGCTGCTCGAGACGCTCCTCGGTCTCAACCTCATGTTCGTGCTCGGGGTGTCGCTGGCGTCCGTCCTCCTCGGCCGGCGTCTCTGGATTCGGCTCGGCGGGGCGGGAGGCCACGAGGTGGCCCAGGAGCGCGTGGCGCTCGTGCGCATTCCGTCCTCGCGCCTCGCTGAAGGCGAGCTCACGCACCTGGACCGCCGTCCGGTCGACGCCGAGCTCGCCGACCAGCAGTGGGAGCGGTACGTGCTCGCGCTCGAGGAGGGCGGATGGTCCACGCGCGAGGTGCCGCCGGCCGACGACCACCCCGACTCGGTGTTCGTGGAGGACGCCGTGCTGGTCCTCGGCACCACCGCGGTCCTGCTCACTTCCGGGGCGGACTCCCGTCGCGGAGAGCGCACCGGGGTGGAGCGGGCGCTCGAGGGCATGGACCTCGAGGTGACGTCCATCGACCTGCCCGCGACCATCGACGGCGGAGACGTCCTCGAGGTCGGTCGCACCCTCTACCTCGGTTCCAGCAGCCGGACCAACGCCGCGGGCGTCCAGCGGCTGCGCGAGATCGCGCGTCCCCTCGGCTACACCGTGGTCGGCGTCCCGGTCACCCGGACGCTGCACCTCAAGTCGCAGGTGACGGCGCTCCCGGACGGCACGGTCATCGGGTACGAGCCCCTGGTGGACGCGCCGCGGCTGTTCCCCTCGTTCCTCCCCGTGCCGGAGGCGGAGGGCACTGCGGTCGTCGCGCTCGACGACGACACGCTGCTCGTCTCGGCTGCCGCGCCCCGCACGGCGGAGGTGCTGCGCGGCCTCGGCTACGAGATCGTCGCGGTCGACATCAGCGAGTTCGAGAAGCTCGAGGGCTGCGTCACCTGCCTGTCGGTCCGCATCGGCTGA
- a CDS encoding ABC transporter ATP-binding protein — translation MRLLPFARPAMPSIIAGMVVALVGSLLSLVIPQILRGLVDGPLGDGDSAAVVPAVLLILGLGILEAAMIALRRWFVLKPGTLMEADMRNAFYRKLQRLPVAFHDRWQSGQLLSRMVSDLNLIRRWMAFGLVLFIVNILTILVGIGFLVSIDWRLGLGFLVCSIPLWVYGYLFEQKYSSVARLSQDQSGDLATSVEQSVHGIRVLKAFGRGKHMHDAFAEQAEELRGTEIKKAKAIAGIWLWLLLVPDLTFALALLGGVLLASAGEISVGDLVAFFATAAVLRWPIESVGFLLSMTFDAQTAIDRYFEVMDEEDVITDPATPVRIQEPRGHLVFRAARFRYQDAVDGQADLIDGVDLDLRPGETMALVGVTGCGKSTLTALTTRLYDVTGGSIELDGVDIRDLGLEELRRRIAMAFEDATLFSSTVRDNVLLGRPDLADGGPEAERVLQEALDIAQAGFVRDLPDGVDTTVGEEGLSLSGGQRQRLALARAVAAAPDVLVLDDPLSALDVDTEALVEAALRRVLASTTALIVAHRPSTVMLADRVALMQDGRITAVGRHSDLLATSEHYRFVISSLDVEGNTVREEASA, via the coding sequence ATGCGCCTGCTGCCGTTCGCCCGGCCCGCCATGCCCAGCATCATCGCGGGCATGGTGGTCGCGCTCGTCGGCTCGCTGCTGTCCCTCGTCATCCCGCAGATCCTCCGCGGCCTCGTCGACGGGCCGCTCGGCGACGGCGACTCCGCCGCCGTGGTGCCCGCGGTGCTCCTGATCCTCGGCCTCGGGATCCTCGAGGCCGCCATGATCGCCCTCCGCCGCTGGTTCGTGCTCAAGCCCGGCACGCTCATGGAGGCGGACATGCGGAACGCGTTCTACCGGAAGCTGCAGCGGCTGCCCGTCGCCTTCCACGACCGGTGGCAGAGCGGCCAGCTCCTGTCGCGCATGGTCAGCGACCTGAACCTCATCCGCCGCTGGATGGCGTTCGGCCTCGTGCTGTTCATCGTCAACATCCTCACGATCCTCGTGGGCATCGGCTTCCTGGTCTCCATCGACTGGCGCCTCGGGCTCGGCTTCCTCGTGTGCTCCATCCCGCTCTGGGTCTACGGCTACCTCTTCGAGCAGAAGTACTCGTCGGTGGCCCGGCTCAGTCAGGACCAGTCCGGCGACCTCGCCACGAGCGTCGAGCAGTCGGTGCACGGGATCCGCGTGCTCAAGGCGTTCGGTCGCGGCAAGCACATGCACGACGCGTTCGCCGAGCAGGCGGAGGAGCTGCGCGGCACGGAGATCAAGAAGGCGAAGGCCATCGCCGGCATCTGGCTGTGGCTGCTGCTGGTGCCCGACCTGACCTTCGCGCTCGCGCTGCTCGGCGGCGTGCTGCTCGCGTCCGCGGGGGAGATCTCGGTGGGCGACCTCGTGGCGTTCTTCGCGACCGCCGCCGTGCTCCGCTGGCCGATCGAGTCGGTGGGCTTCCTGCTGTCGATGACCTTCGACGCGCAGACGGCCATCGACCGCTACTTCGAGGTGATGGACGAGGAGGACGTGATCACGGATCCCGCGACGCCCGTGCGCATCCAGGAGCCCCGCGGCCACCTCGTGTTCCGGGCCGCGCGCTTCCGCTACCAGGACGCGGTCGACGGCCAGGCCGACCTCATCGACGGCGTCGACCTCGACCTCCGACCCGGGGAGACGATGGCGCTCGTCGGCGTCACCGGCTGCGGCAAGTCGACGCTCACGGCGCTCACGACGCGGCTCTACGACGTGACCGGCGGCAGCATCGAGCTCGACGGCGTGGACATCCGCGACCTGGGGCTCGAGGAGCTGCGCCGCCGCATCGCCATGGCGTTCGAGGACGCCACGCTGTTCTCCTCGACCGTGCGCGACAACGTGCTGCTCGGCCGCCCCGACCTCGCCGACGGCGGGCCCGAGGCGGAGCGCGTGCTGCAGGAGGCGCTCGACATCGCGCAGGCGGGCTTCGTGCGCGATCTGCCCGACGGCGTCGACACGACCGTCGGCGAGGAGGGGCTCAGCCTCTCCGGCGGCCAGCGCCAGCGGCTCGCCCTGGCGCGGGCCGTGGCCGCGGCGCCGGACGTGCTGGTGCTCGACGACCCGCTCTCGGCGCTCGACGTCGACACGGAGGCGCTCGTCGAGGCCGCGCTGCGCCGCGTGCTCGCCTCCACCACCGCGCTGATCGTGGCGCACCGCCCCTCGACCGTGATGCTCGCGGACCGGGTGGCGCTCATGCAGGACGGCCGCATCACCGCGGTCGGCCGGCACTCCGACCTGCTCGCCACCAGCGAGCACTACCGGTTCGTCATCTCGAGCCTGGACGTGGAAGGGAACACCGTGCGCGAGGAGGCCTCAGCATGA
- a CDS encoding ABC transporter ATP-binding protein, which produces MSVTGVTGEERDDFSRAESKQIRRRSTRLLVSTIQPVKRTLILTAATILVATAANVAGPALIGIGLDRALPSLLDTGDPTLLALVIGAYVLVAVTGAVLVAKYQVMSARIAQEILLDLRKRMFLHTQKLSLEFHETYTSGRIISRQTSDLDSIRELLNGGINQLVQGALYMAFTAIALFSFDWVSGLVLLAALVPLFFLSLWFAVKSQALFRQTRVKSARLIVHFVETMTGIRAVKAFRKEKRNAEEFSEHVEGYRDTNMRVIQVFGIFDPGLILIGNITVAVVLLVGGLRVADGQLGIGALLAVVLYTRQFFGPAQDMAMFYNSYQSASAALEKISGVLEEEPSVPDPVEPVDLWESTGHVSFEGVEFGYGKGKTILPRFDLDMPAGQTIALVGSTGAGKTTLAKLISRFYDPSGGRVALDGIDLRDLHPKDLRRAIVMVTQEAYLFSGSVADNIAIGKPDATRGEIREAAEAVGAHTFIESLPDGYDTDVNKRGGRVSAGQRQLISFARAFLADPAVLILDEATSSLDIPSERLVQQGLTTLLADRTAIIIAHRLSTVAIADRVLVMEQGRIVEDGTPESLIQGTGRFSQLHAAWRESLV; this is translated from the coding sequence ATGAGCGTCACCGGAGTCACCGGCGAGGAGAGGGACGACTTCTCCCGCGCCGAGAGCAAGCAGATCCGCCGGCGCTCGACCCGGCTGCTCGTCAGCACCATTCAGCCGGTCAAGCGGACGCTGATCCTCACGGCCGCGACGATCCTCGTGGCCACGGCCGCGAACGTCGCGGGCCCCGCCCTCATCGGCATCGGGCTCGACCGCGCGCTGCCGTCGCTGCTGGACACGGGCGACCCCACGCTGCTCGCGCTCGTCATCGGGGCGTACGTCCTCGTCGCGGTCACGGGCGCCGTGCTGGTCGCGAAGTACCAGGTGATGTCGGCGCGCATCGCCCAGGAGATCCTCCTCGACCTCCGCAAGCGCATGTTCCTGCACACGCAGAAGCTGAGCTTGGAGTTCCACGAGACGTACACGTCCGGCCGGATCATCTCCCGCCAGACGAGCGACCTCGACTCCATCCGCGAGCTCCTCAACGGCGGCATCAACCAGCTCGTGCAGGGCGCGCTCTACATGGCGTTCACCGCGATCGCGCTGTTCTCCTTCGACTGGGTGTCGGGCCTCGTGCTGCTCGCGGCGCTCGTGCCGCTGTTCTTCCTGAGCCTCTGGTTCGCCGTGAAGTCGCAGGCGCTGTTCCGCCAGACGCGCGTGAAGTCCGCGCGGCTGATCGTGCACTTCGTCGAGACCATGACGGGCATCCGCGCCGTGAAGGCCTTCCGCAAGGAGAAGCGCAACGCGGAGGAGTTCTCGGAGCACGTCGAGGGCTACCGCGACACCAACATGCGCGTGATCCAGGTGTTCGGCATCTTCGACCCCGGCCTCATCCTCATCGGCAACATCACCGTCGCGGTGGTGCTCCTGGTGGGCGGCCTGCGCGTCGCGGACGGGCAGCTCGGCATCGGCGCGCTGCTCGCGGTCGTGCTCTACACGCGCCAGTTCTTCGGGCCGGCGCAGGACATGGCGATGTTCTACAACAGCTACCAGTCGGCGTCGGCCGCGCTCGAGAAGATCTCGGGCGTGCTCGAGGAGGAGCCGAGCGTGCCGGATCCCGTGGAGCCGGTCGACCTGTGGGAGTCCACGGGCCACGTGTCGTTCGAGGGCGTCGAGTTCGGCTACGGGAAGGGCAAGACGATCCTGCCGCGCTTCGACCTCGACATGCCGGCCGGGCAGACCATCGCGCTCGTCGGATCCACCGGGGCGGGCAAGACCACGCTCGCGAAGCTCATCTCCCGGTTCTACGACCCGTCCGGCGGGCGCGTGGCGCTCGACGGGATCGACCTGCGCGACCTGCACCCGAAGGACCTGCGCCGCGCCATCGTCATGGTGACGCAGGAGGCGTACCTGTTCTCCGGATCCGTGGCCGACAACATCGCGATCGGCAAGCCCGACGCGACGCGGGGCGAGATCCGGGAGGCCGCGGAGGCCGTCGGGGCGCACACGTTCATCGAGTCGCTGCCGGACGGCTACGACACCGACGTGAACAAGCGCGGCGGCCGGGTGTCGGCGGGGCAGCGCCAGCTGATCTCGTTCGCCCGGGCGTTCCTCGCGGACCCGGCGGTGCTGATCCTCGACGAGGCGACGAGCTCGCTCGACATCCCGAGCGAGCGGCTCGTGCAGCAGGGCCTCACGACGCTGCTCGCGGACCGGACGGCGATCATCATCGCGCACCGGCTGTCGACCGTCGCGATCGCGGACCGCGTGCTCGTCATGGAGCAGGGCCGCATCGTCGAGGACGGGACGCCGGAGTCGCTCATCCAGGGCACCGGCCGCTTCTCGCAGCTGCATGCGGCGTGGCGGGAGTCGCTGGTCTAG